The Sporosarcina sp. ANT_H38 DNA segment CATCGATGACATCTATTCGTTCATGGCCAACCTCTTTTGTGACGATTGCTGCAGCTTGCAACTTGGAATAGCCTTTCTCCATTTCTTGCCGGACCCGATTCTGGACGTAATTGTAACGTAGCCCATGAAAAGTTAAAGCATTAGATACCCCTTGATACATACGACTTTCTTTACCTTCGACTGTTTCGAATTGTAGACGATTATTTTGCAGGAACTTTTCCACTCGATTCACTGCTGCATGCGTTTTCTCACCAGGACGAATAAACATCCGATCGCCTCTTGGAACGTTCTTATTCCTACTTTCCATCACTTGTCGACCTTGAGCAGATAACGGAACTTGTCGCCATTTCCCGTTTTTCGCTTCGTTTTTCACCTGATAAACCCCAGATCTCAATGCTTGTTCTACTTGCGACCTACTCATTGCGACAGCTTCGGTCACCCTCAACCCCATTGTTCTTGCCAACTGCATCACGTCCCGCACATCAGCTGCTGTTTCAGTGCCCCTCCCATCGTCTTCAGCCCTTTCTCGTACGAACTTCTGCATATCGTTATATTCATGCTCTGTCCATGCTCTATCTCCTTTTACCGCTGGTGTTTTCTCTAATAGGATGGAAAATGTATCTTTCAGTCCTTTATTATCGGAAAGTTCATGTTTGACGTTCGAAATCATGTCATGCATGTAGCGAATTGCACCAAGGTCGTTTTTGAGCGTTTTCGGTGCAATTCCTTCCGTTTGCCGTTGCTGGATATAGGCCACTACATGTTTATCTTGTAAATTACGCAAGTTTTTCATCTTGAATTTCTCGTCTAAAAACCCGACGAAATTCCGACAGCTGCTTTCGTATCTAGCACGAGTACCGAAGGAGTTTGCTCTTGTATGTCGATAAATTTTCTCCATCTGTGTCATGATCGGTGACTTTCCTTTTATCATTTTTCCAACTCCATTTTCAAAAAAGTGCATAGTTCACCCGTTGGCATTTTCGAGCGTCCTCAGGACTTCCTCAAATACCGAAGGTTAAAACTAAAATACAAACCCAGAGATAACGGTATTAGCGGGTGTATTTTCGGCTTTTTGGTACAGCTTTCTCTTTGCCCGAATTGCACTTCAGATTTTTATCACTTCGTTCAAAATCTGTGGCGTGCTCATTTGGCTAACGCCAAATAGCGGACAAAGAGAAAGCAGTACCTCGTATCCAATTGTGTATGTGAGTATTGAATGGAACATCCCCTAACGGGTTGGCTTCGCCACGTTCCAGTGAATTGCCCTCGGGCAAGCATATCGCTCAGGTCTTCGACCTCGTTCACTTCCTGCCGGCATTTATTAACCGCTCCAAGCGTAGCGATCGGCTCTATTCGTCAGCCTGCATTACGAATGCATATACGCGCATCAACGTCCATCCTGTTTGCGACAAAGTCGCAAGGCAGCCAATATTTGCTGATTGCCTTATTTGAAAGCGAAGTTATTCCATTTCGCTCTTTTTGTTCAACCCCACGTTCCATCTACGTACTATCTAAACCACTCGCTATTTGCGAAATAAACGGTTAGACACTTGTTGGGAACATCCTTTTCAACTTTTGTAATTTCCTCTCGTCCATACTTTTTCCGTTCTTCTGAACCCATTGGATTTACATGCCGTTTGTACACCTGTTCGAATAAATTTTGCTCATTTACCGATAGTTTAGCTAACATATTTTCTCTCTCCTTTTTGAGTTTTGTACCCATATTGAGTACTCCATTTTTATGATTTTTGTATGATACTCCGTCTTGCGATATTTGATAACTCGCCACGAATTGAACGCAAAAAAGGCCTCTGGTCCGATTTTTAATCACAGTAAAAAAAGAACTGTGTCTCAATCGGTCCAAAGACCTTCATTAGTCATCACCGATCCCGCATGGGTTCGGTGTTAAAAGTTAAAGTAAGTTTATATGCTGTTAGTCTATCAGTTTCTTTTAGAGTTTTCAAATATTTTGTTGAATAGGTTGACATAACACTCGTTCACGGAAGTAGTTACCTCCATTACTCAATAAGAAATAGCTGCCATGAAAGGCAGCTTAATAATCACTAAAGCACTCGTTAGTTTAACAAGAGACAAGTTAGCTTTATTTTTGCATCCAAATTAATAAACAGACTAGCTCATTCTATTTTCTAATCTATTGGAGTTGCGTGATTACAAGGTGTGC contains these protein-coding regions:
- a CDS encoding phage integrase N-terminal domain-containing protein, with the protein product MIKGKSPIMTQMEKIYRHTRANSFGTRARYESSCRNFVGFLDEKFKMKNLRNLQDKHVVAYIQQRQTEGIAPKTLKNDLGAIRYMHDMISNVKHELSDNKGLKDTFSILLEKTPAVKGDRAWTEHEYNDMQKFVRERAEDDGRGTETAADVRDVMQLARTMGLRVTEAVAMSRSQVEQALRSGVYQVKNEAKNGKWRQVPLSAQGRQVMESRNKNVPRGDRMFIRPGEKTHAAVNRVEKFLQNNRLQFETVEGKESRMYQGVSNALTFHGLRYNYVQNRVRQEMEKGYSKLQAAAIVTKEVGHERIDVIDVYLGGKS